The DNA sequence CGCCGCCGCTGCTCCCCCATCGTCGGACGCCTCCGTCTCTAACGGGGTGTACCTTCCAGCTGGCATCACTAACGGCGATGTGAAGCCGGTGGTTTCCACGACGCCACTGGCGGATTTCCTCATGCAGCTGGAGGACTACACGCCCACGGTAGGATGCTCGGCCATCATCACTTCTATCTGTAAAAGCTTCCCCCTCTTGATGTAGATTTTGTGTCGTCCTTGACCAGATTCCAGACGCAGTGACTGGCTATTACCTGAACCGTGCTGGCTTTGAAGCATCAGATCCCCGAATGTAAGAGGTTAACCTTTCCCTGTAATGGTCCTTTTTGTTCCTAGATTCACAGCCTGCCCCATTTGTTTGGATTGTTTACTGCCGTGTTGgttggtttgtttgtctcttTACATGCTGGTCCATTTGCTGTGCTTGGCCTATGCTTCTTGTGCACTGCTGTGTGTGCTGGTGTAAGACCTTCCAGCATCTCTCTACCCCTAGAATTCGTCTGATCTCCCTGGCAGCGCAGAAGTTCATCTCTGACATCGCCAATGATGCCCTGCAGCACTGCAAAATGAAAGGTACTGCATCAGGCAGTTCCAGGAACAAAACCAAGGTGAGTCGGCATCCCATTACTCATTTCGCTAGTCCCTGTGGTATAAACTCAGTCAGTAAACTCTTCAGCTGGCTCTTTTACTTTTAGGTACTTTTACTTTTATTCCTGAGAAATTTCTGTGATGGTAAAAAAAAGTACCCACAGTGTCACAGCTGTGTGATATtgaaatatttttgttcagGATTGGTGGGTTTCAGAGAGAAATAGTTCATGCCCAGGAAGTAAAAatgcagaccaagattttgtatcAGCCAACCTGATTGAcctgagtgctctgtgactgtgactctatacttatttgattggttgaaacaaaatcttgatctggaattttactttctgaacctgaactgttTACCTTGGGTGGGTCTGCTTTAAAAAGTTATTTAATTTCTATGAATGTGATTTCTTAGCGGTATGAATTCAGTTCTGTCCTTTTTTGACTTGATTTAATACAGTTTAAATGGTAATTATAGCTCCCACATAATTAATGGGCTATTATGCAGCACGGCTGCATGTGTATGAGTGGCTGGATCTTTTGGGGTTAAAACTCATTGGTCAAAGTCAGGTCTAATCAGTCAGTATCACTTCTGATGGTATAGATGAAGGTGGCTTTTGTGCCTTTTGTTAAACAACCTGTCAGTCCATGTCAAAGGTCACAGGTCTGGAGATCACCCAATACAAGTAAAGCCTAGTTCATACTTTACCTTTTCCGCATGCGCTTTCAGGCTGGGGACAGTCATCCGCGCAACAGTTTGTGTCCAGGCTACATTTTGCTGCTGATGTGGATGGTTGCGGTCAGTGCATGCATACAActgtgatattccaccagaccaggagagggcagatgtacacAACTACAAGCAGTGTAGTGAAACGGGTAAACTTCTATAAACAGTTTTAAAGTTACTAGTCATGGCTTGGGCAGCGTTATGGTAATAAGGTGTTCCACATTGTTTTGAAATCCTTAAgtcgcagcccccccccccccccccccccccgacccgctCGGAAAATTTTAAGGATTCAAAACACCGAAATAGTgctgcttttaaaataacatgtaCTTCAGTATAATGTCTGGACAGTAATGAAAAATACCTCTAACCCTCTTCATACAGCTGCTCACCCTAACGACTACTAACTATTCTTCCTCCACTGTTTTGTCTGTTACCTCGGATCTGTGAAAAAACacactgccacctactggaagtACCTAATCAAGTATCTTGCACATGCGCGGTCGATGCGCGCAGATGTGCAAGGTTTCCGTTAGACATAACAATCTGGGTTACATTGCACACCGACTGCATTCGTCAACAGCCAACCCCCGATGATGAAATTTGCCTTGCATCCCCTCATCTGCAACTGAAAGTGCCCACagaaaagtgaagtatgaattGGTATTAAGGGAGAAAGGCCAGGAGCAAAACTTGCAGAAGTGGTGCAACAGCATATTAGCAGTAAtaatatataactaaagtgcatgACTTCCCACATCAGCCCTGGTCCAGAGGAGTCTCCACTCAGAAGGTTTGGGTCTCCTGACCGGTTACTGGAAGCTTAGATGGTTTTCACTTCTGTTTGCTTGAATGTAATGGGGGTTGTGAGATCAGACAGTAGGACTGGTTATTACTTCATGCGAAAACGCAGTGCCGGCCTGTCAGCAATCCTGAATGTTCTTGCTTCTAGTACTGATGCGCCAGACaatcatgtactttgatatcagGCGTGGTCTGGTGCTGTAGAGCAAATCTGCTCTTAAAACTCACATTCATAGTGTGTAAATAAGAATTTTACTACCCATCAGAcgttatatagcacttttcctACAAACGCAATGTTacgcaaagtgctttacataatAAAAACAATGTCGACCCACCCCTACTATCACCTTTACCGAAACTATGTAAAATAAAGGAACAAAAGACACGAAAGACAATTATAAATAAGTAAGGAAATAaatagatatttaaataataaaagaatAGACACGACAGTAACAACAGGACCTGAGGAAACGCCATCGTGGATCTCAAACTTGCACGAGGAAACGCCTGTGGCAGGTTAAAATATATTGAGTAAAATTACGATTGACTTAATAAGAAGGAAAAGAGAAATTTATTTCTAGAAAATAATATGATAAAGATAAAGGAGGAGAGAAAGTACAAGCAACTGCCAAATAAAAGTATAAATGGTGGGATGAAAAGGAGGATAATATTAGGGACGGAATAATGATGATAAAATAATAGGGTTTGAAAGAGATGCAATGTTCTGTGGGAAAAAGAAATAAGGTATTAAAAGGAAGATGATTGAAAGTATAAAATAAGAGAGAACATAGCAAgtaataaaatgtacaaatatATACATTAGTAGACAAGCAATAAATAAAGTTTCGGTAAATCAATAAAACTCAAAGAAAGCCAGATCACAAAGGTATGTCTTGTGTctgcttttaaaatatatactaaAGCTAACTCTGCAGTTCAGCAGGCTGGATTATAATCAATTTCACTCAAATTaactgaaatataataagatgcgtaaattaaattaaaactaCAATTTAATATTGAGCCGAAAACCaactaaaataaaaaccaaTCAAATACTTGCTGTTTCTGTTTTTAAAAACTATTttgctaaaatatttttttttggtggggtgACGTGgcaatgcagtggttagcgctgttgcctcccacctctgggaccaggcttTGAGTCattatggggtttcctccaggcaccctggtaccccccccccccccaaccctaacccccctagtcaaaaaacatgctgattaCTTTGCGTTGCCAAATaacccataggtgtgtgtgtgtgccctgcgatgggttggtgccctatccagcgttgttccctgccttgcatgtGTAGTCTCTAggattggctccggaccccccgcagccctgaataggacaagcattttcagaaggtggatggatggaattatctTTGGCCCTCTTGCGTAATGCACTTAAATCATAGAAACAGTCGATGGCCCTGCATCTTAACACTTTGTGGAAGCAGATTCTTACAACTTTCTGTCTATCCCTAGAAATAAAATGAGTAAAACCTAAAGTAAATTATATAACAACTAAATGGATTTACATCTATAAAATGAAAACTAATAAAATCACATCAAAAAGTAAAACtgatataaaatttaaatatccaAAAAACATAACATCACAGACGCAAAAACATACACAGGGCATTGCGGTACGAACATATTTGATATTATTTTGTAGCGATCTGGGAGTTTTTATAATGGAGGAATCGTATAAATGCCGGTATTTCCAGTCTTTGTCAGTCAACCATCCTTCTAGCTATTTTTGTTATTCTGGTTGTGGAGAATAGAAAATGGGTTACAATCTTTAGTTCGATCTGCTTTCTGCTACTTTCTTCCCTGGTCGATACATGATGGAGATTTGCTTGCGTCACTGAGCAGAGCCTCTGCATTGTAATTTGTTTTGGGTGTTGCCTGGTCGCGCCAgcgcctccccctcccccccccccccccacacggcATCCAAGGCCAGACCTTCTAACAAAAATGTATGTCGCAATTCGCCACTCGCACTTAGCGCACTGCCACGTTTGTGAGaagccaaaaacagcccttagTGTCAAATTCAGGCTCTGTAGTCAGCTGGGTCAGAATTTCCCAGTCCTCAAGACATGCGTGATGAGTGACTGTAACATCCAGAACTCCCAGTACTGGTGACCAATGCATCAGCGTTTGCCCCAGTGGCATTTAGCCATTTatacatgcatgtatgtatttgtttgtttacttttgtcCTTCTGCAGGACAAGAAGTACACCCTGACGATGGAAGACCTGAGCCCAGCTCTGTCCGAGTACGGCATCAATGTAAAGAAGCCCTATTATTTCACCTGAGCCTGTGGTAACTGCAGAGCCCCCCCCAGGGTCATCACCGGCATAAACACCCCCTCCTCTCCACTTTTGTTTTGCTAGTCAAATATTTCTCTTAGGTGCACATGACACACATTTGTCTGATTTAACCTGTTTTCTTTTGTCGCTTACTGGAGTGAACACTGCTTTTTATTGACAAATAAACGACTACAAATTACTGTGGTGCCTGATTAATCTGAGACGCCTGCTGTCAGAGGCTGTTAACAGAATGTGCGTTGAAGGATGGCGTTTGTCTCTCGTGCACGGCGGGGGTGTTTCcagtgtctatatatatatatacacacacacacacacacacatacaccctaaTGAAGACACAAAAAGTATTTCTCAAGGTTTTTGACACATGGCTATTGGGGTGCCCCTTGATCTAAAGTGTAGGGGCCTCAATCATTTTTACTGTGGGTGTTTGCACTGCACATCTATGGGAAATCTTTATTTTTCAAGCTTTATTTTGGTTCCTAGTTggggttttgtgagtttatgtGAAAATTTAGGGTAAAATTTGCCAGTTCCTGAAAAACCATTACATGTCTATGGATAGCTTAAGTATTTTTTGAAAAATAACCACAAGGCTTGGCAGAAAGAGTACCAAAAATGCGTTGGTGACAAAATACTTGAATGTGTCAAGTTCTGAAATGCATTTGGAGTGTTTCCGTCAGGCGATGTGCTTTACCTGCTGGTACCTACTAACGCATTTTATTCAGTGGTCGGGTGTCATATTATCTCAGCTTCCGTATGCATGCAAGCGCCGCTAAATTAGGGGTTTTCTAGTTTTTGTAGTGTGCTCTGCGTTGGCCAGGGTACATGCCCTATAGAGACCCTGCCCCATTGGCTGGCAGTGTAGGGCTGTGCCCCTGACTTCGCCCAGCCTCCAGATGACATCAGTGCCGTCAGAATCGGCCCACATCACCCATTTGTCCTGCTATGGTGGCTCCCCAGCCATGGTCTCGTGGCAGGCAGCTGGCCAGATACAATCATATTTATTCTAGATAAAACACACAATGAACAGGCGAACAAACGTTTACTGCTACCGTAGTAAATTAAATCAAAAGCGAAAGTTTTGGAATGAGCCATAATGAGCTTACTGCTTCTGACCGACCAGCTATGTGGTTCCTTGTTAAGAATCTTGTCCTTCTACATTTCAAAAAACTTGTTTTCTTTTGAGTTCTCTGTCATCTTCCCATCAGACTCCCTGCTCTGCCCTTTTGTTTTACTCCTTTATGGAAATCAGGTACATATTGCTATACACTGGAGTTGCTTTGCATCAGCATTCATATGCGCCCCTCCTCCTCCAGTGGATAAACCACTGAATGGGCAAGGAGAAACCGGTTCATACTGGTCGATGGGAGCCCATTTCCTTACATTTTATTAATACTGGCTGTACCTGTTGTGAATTCAAAGGAATTTCCACTATTACATTAGGCTGCCTTTCCATTATGGCACTCCTCAGGTCCAGAATGCCTGCATTTTGTGGTATGATTGATTGATCTTTATTGCCACTATTACAAAAACAGTTTAGCAGCTCTGTTAAGCAGCATACGTTAAAGTCATAAGAAATAAGAACAGCACATAAAAGAAAACGTAGACTTGCATAGAAGACAGTCATTCAGGGGGGTGGATATCATTTTACAGAACAGTCATTCGAGGGGTGGGCACATTTGATATGTATGTGTGGTACTCCTGTAAGATAAATAGTTGTAATTTTGGTACATTTTGTGTTTTCTCAGGTTTGCAGCTAGTGAACACCTTGATtttcatctgcaaatttaaagGTGAAGTTGTAGAAAGTTGGTTTCAGAGTGTGTGTCCCATGGAACTGAGTTCAGTTAATGGGTTTATGAAGGGTCAAATTCATGATACTGGGCAgtatgtttgtgtgggtttgacTTCAGTGTGTGAAGTTGCTCATTTGTCACGTCTTTCCCACCAGTGGCTCagaatgtgtgaccatgcaaaTGTCCTGCACAACACAGTTTGATTCTCCACTCCTCCAAGTCACTGAAGCCAGATGTTTTGAACGACAGCAGGTGCATCACGAATATTGACATTGGCATTTATGAGTGacatacaggggcgccgctagcaattttgggccctatgacaaaatatgaggttgggcccccctaccgcACCCATTCAGatttctgggggcccctaaagggcgtgggcccttagaattgtcccaactttcccccccttagcggcgcccctggtgaCATATGCAATTTTATTATGTTACACTTTTTTGCAATTATGTTGAAttcaaatacaaaaatattttgtaagttACAAAATGTAGAATCCCATGTGTGCTTTTGCCAAGTGACCAGAGGGAAACACTCCAAATGTGCTCAGAGATCAGGTACGTCGCTGCACAATAACATAAAACCTTTCTGTCCCCAAACTTAGACCCTTTCATCTGTGGTTGAAAGTTGGTAAACGTGCATGTTATCAGACCATTTAATCTTCCAGTTTTTGTGCAGAACATTCCTCAGTTTTATTTTTGTCATCATAAAGATACTTGTGTCTAATTTTTTGGAGTCTACCCACTATTGGACACTACTGATGAGCTGCTTCCACAGACTGGCCTTTCCGAAGGGATTCTCGTGTTTAGGTTGAAGTTGGATTTTCTCCAGATGCTCCAAATCATCTAGAAGCTGATGTGCGTGAGCTTCTGACGTGACCTAGCACACTTCCTAGCTGGAACAGAGGTCCACTGCAATCGAATGTGATCTCTGCTGTCTAGTGGTCACACACGCAAGATGGCCGCTCTTGTCTTCTCGGAGATGGTAGAGATGCCACGAGCAAGCCGATCCTGGCGGACAAGCGCCCGGCACATCTCCCAGTCGCAGATTTCATCGAGGGTCAAGACAGATAGTCCCGATGCCTTGCCACAGGATGCGAAGATCACTCCAACCACCAGGCTATTGGCGCACATCAGCCAGAGGAGATTAAAGCTGATGTAAGAGGGAGCATTGAAGTCTAGGAGCCAGAAGGCTGTAGTAATGAAGAGAAAGGGGCCCCAGCTGGTTGCGAACCCAAAGACAAGGCTGAGTAAGAACGCTGATCCATTcatcctgtcctgccctgtccAGGAGAAAGCTGGACTCACCCCTTCAATATGCAGGTCCTGAACCTTCTTATACGTGAAGGTCAGATCACTATGTTTAAGGGTTGGACAAGAGTCTGTGTACTTGTGGCTTTCTCTGATCCACACGGTTGCTTCTTGGCGGAATGTTATCAGTACACACAGAGTGAGTAAGCAGAGTCCAATGCTGAAGTAAGTTACTACAGAGGATTCGTGAATCATGCACAGCTGATAGGGGTGGATATGCCAGACCACCGTGTTTGTGACAGAGGAGGAGTAAAGGCAGGCCAGTGCCCAGAGAAGGAGGACCAGCATGGAGTATGCAAGCCCCCTACGGGTGTCTGTGAGGGGAGCTCCGAGCAGCAGGTGAGAGACATGTTCCAGTGTCCCCAGGAGCAGAACTGGGAGTGGCAGCACGGAGTAAATGGTTGAGGCATGCGCCAACACAAAGCACATGCACTGCGCAGTGTCGACGTGCTCCCCGAGGAGCCAGGGTATCGTCACCACTGAGAGGAGCAGGCCGTCAGCCAGGATCACAGAGTGCGCCATGTATCCCATCAGCGAGCGTCGCAGGCTGCTGAAGCAAGATACGGCCACCAGCAGATTGAGGAACACCTTCAGGAGTAGGATGAGAATGAATTGTAGGGTGTTGccctgcctggagaccccatcTGCCCCCAGCACCCCAAACACAGTCATCTTCCAGCCACTGGTGTTCGCCTCACACATGGTCATTCGACTCGCCGTCCTCTCATCCTATGATGCCTGAGGGTGGAACACAAACGGCACAGTTAAAAGACATATTTTTGCACTGGGATTCCTACACATCAGAGGGTTTTATGCAGGGGTgtaacttcacaatattttgccgctaaccagctgagctaggTCAGTAAAAAACATACTAGCCACATAGTTCAACGGTGGTGCTGTTGGAGAACCACAACAATATGTGCAATTTTGGAAGTATCAATCAGGAATTCCTCTTGGAAAACTCCGAGGGATTTCCttgagaagaagaaaaagatgTCTTTTGCAAAGGACGATGAATTAAAATGGAAAGTGAGGATTTTCAAGGAAGTTATTTCTAATCTACTATTGTTTTTTGAGAAATGAAAATACAAGAGCAGACAACTTCCAATTCGACAACCATGTTGGAGAAAATGCGGTGAGATTAATGTGAATCATTCACATATATTTTGGAGAAATGATGTGTATGTGGTTTCAAGCAGAGTATTTGCTTGTGATATTCCTAAGTCTTGTAACATCCTTTATTGGGGAAAATTGAAACAAAAAGTGATCTAGAAATGTGACATGTACCTAGTTAAGATAATGTTGGAATCATCAAAGAAGACAATAATGACAATGTGCTACAAATGTCAATCCTACTTAGGATCAGTGGCTAAATGTAATTGAGGATATTTTGATGGAGcaataacatttatttattctttaCTTCAAAAGTTGTTTTTCGTGAGAGTTTTGAAAAATAGAACCATTTTACGTCACGATAAAAGGTGTCTGCCAATCAAAACTCAAAACCTTGTTACAGCAGAGATTGCCTCTTATTGTAGATATTATCGAAATTCAGCAAACATAGTGAAAGGGTTTGGAACACAAAAATGTTCGGTGCACATCTCTGCCTGTGGACATGTTCCAGTAAAGATCTATGATTAAAAACCACCTGGATCCCTTTTGTTGAAAGATATCATAATCAGGAAGCTGAATACTGAATATAAAGCTAACTGTACCAAGGTGACAGGATTATTATGGAGAAGTTATTTTGAGAGTTTGGGAAAGCCCACTTGTTATGTCAGGATAAATACACGTATTATCTCTGGTCCAATTGCTGTTAGTGACCCATAAACCTTCATATAACCTGCTCAGGAGCAGGTTAGGCGTGTAGTATGAGATATGGTGGTGATGTACCCCACTAAGAAAACCAGTAAGTAAACCAGCGTCATGATAATCGGAAACTTTACCTCTGACAAACTTCAGAGTTATCCGGCGAAACAAGAAATCCTGTTTTGTGATACAAGTAACTTAACATGAGATAAGCTTGTCTCCTGATCTGAAAGCCAGTGTCTGGATGTTCCAGTTGTAATCAGTTACTTGCTCTCTTAAGCCTTTTCCTGG is a window from the Brienomyrus brachyistius isolate T26 chromosome 8, BBRACH_0.4, whole genome shotgun sequence genome containing:
- the taf10 gene encoding transcription initiation factor TFIID subunit 10; this translates as MNVDASQAVAAGGASSTSASSSSTNTTSSAVMNNSAATNVVLAAGNVPASAAAAPPSSDASVSNGVYLPAGITNGDVKPVVSTTPLADFLMQLEDYTPTIPDAVTGYYLNRAGFEASDPRIIRLISLAAQKFISDIANDALQHCKMKGTASGSSRNKTKDKKYTLTMEDLSPALSEYGINVKKPYYFT
- the LOC125748106 gene encoding uncharacterized protein LOC125748106; amino-acid sequence: MTMCEANTSGWKMTVFGVLGADGVSRQGNTLQFILILLLKVFLNLLVAVSCFSSLRRSLMGYMAHSVILADGLLLSVVTIPWLLGEHVDTAQCMCFVLAHASTIYSVLPLPVLLLGTLEHVSHLLLGAPLTDTRRGLAYSMLVLLLWALACLYSSSVTNTVVWHIHPYQLCMIHESSVVTYFSIGLCLLTLCVLITFRQEATVWIRESHKYTDSCPTLKHSDLTFTYKKVQDLHIEGVSPAFSWTGQDRMNGSAFLLSLVFGFATSWGPFLFITTAFWLLDFNAPSYISFNLLWLMCANSLVVGVIFASCGKASGLSVLTLDEICDWEMCRALVRQDRLARGISTISEKTRAAILRV